One genomic window of Solanum dulcamara chromosome 12, daSolDulc1.2, whole genome shotgun sequence includes the following:
- the LOC129877743 gene encoding laccase-4-like — protein sequence MESNWLRIFVLLAFCFFPVFGITRHYKFNVVMRNMSRLCSSKPIVTVNGRFPGPTIYAREDDRVLIKVTNHVKYNVSIHWHGIKQLRSGWADGPAYITQCPIQPGQNYVYNFTITGQRGTLFWHAHILWLRATVHGAIVILPKRGVPYPFPKPKHEAVVVLGEWWKSDTEAVVNEALNSGLAPNVSDAHTINGHPGPVSNCPSQGGYTLNVAPGKTFMLRVINAALNEELFFKIAGHKMMVVEVDATYVKPFKTDTIVIGPGQTTNVIITADQSFGKYMVVASPFMDSPIAVDNVTATATLHYTGALGSSPTTLTSAPPQNATLVANNFIDSLKSLNSKKYPAKVPKTVDHSLLFTVGLGINPCPSCIPANGSRVVAGINNVTFVMPSTALLQAHFFGIKGIFTTDFPGNPPFIFNYTGTVPPASLATTNGTRLYRLSYNATVQLVLQDTGIIAPENHPLHLHGFNFFAVGKGLGNFNPKTDPKNFNLIDPVERNTIGVPSGGWVAIRFRADNPGVWFMHCHLEIHTTWGLKMAFLVDNGKGPNESLLPPPKDLPKC from the exons atggagTCAAATTGGCTTCGCATTTTTGTCCTCTTGGCATTTTGCTTCTTTCCAGTTTTCGGCATTACTCGTCATTACAAGTTCAAT GTGGTAATGAGGAATATGAGTCGTTTATGTTCCAGCAAGCCTATTGTCACTGTTAATGGAAGGTTTCCAGGACCCACAATTTATGCTAGAGAAGATGATAGAGTACTCATTAAAGTTACTAACCATGTCAAATATAATGTCTCTATCCATTG GCATGGTATTAAACAACTTAGAAGTGGTTGGGCAGATGGACCGGCATACATCACACAATGTCCAATTCAACCAGGGCAAAACTACGTATACAATTTCACAATTACAGGCCAAAGGGGTACTCTATTTTGGCATGCTCATATTTTGTGGCTAAGGGCTACTGTCCATGGTGCAATTGTCATCTTGCCTAAACGTGGTGTGCCATATCCGTTCCCTAAACCAAAACATGAAGCTGTGGTTGTTTTAG GTGAATGGTGGAAATCTGATACTGAAGCTGTGGTCAATGAAGCTCTAAATTCAGGATTAGCCCCTAATGTCTCCGATGCTCACACTATTAATGGTCATCCAGGACCTGTTTCCAATTGTCCGTCTCAAG GTGGATACACATTAAATGTTGCTCCTGGAAAAACATTCATGTTACGAGTGATCAATGCTGCACTTAATGAAGAACTTTTCTTCAAAATTGCTGGCCACAAAATGATGGTAGTTGAAGTCGACGCCACTTACGTTAAACCCTTCAAAACAGACACAATTGTAATAGGCCCTGGCCAGACCACAAATGTTATAATCACTGCTGATCAAAGTTTCGGAAAATACATGGTGGTTGCTTCTCCCTTCATGGACTCTCCTATCGCGGTCGACAACGTGACGGCTACCGCCACGTTGCATTATACCGGGGCACTAGGAAGTAGCCCAACAACTCTCACTAGTGCCCCGCCCCAAAACGCGACATTAGTCGCCAACAATTTTATCGACTCTCTTAAAAGCCTTAATTCGAAAAAATACCCAGCTAAAGTTCCAAAAACTGTAgatcattcattacttttcaCGGTCGGACTCGGAATTAACCCGTGCCCGTCTTGTATACCGGCTAATGGGAGCCGGGTTGTTGCTGGTATAAATAACGTTACGTTTGTTATGCCAAGTACTGCGCTTTTACAAGCGCATTTCTTTGGCATAAAAGGCATTTTCACAACGGATTTCCCAGGAAATCCGCCGTTCATTTTCAACTATACGGGTACAGTACCACCAGCAAGCTTGGCCACGACGAACGGGACCAGACTTTACCGGTTGAGTTATAATGCAACTGTTCAATTGGTATTGCAGGATACTGGAATTATAGCCCCTGAGAATCATCCTCTCCATTTGCATGGTTTTAATTTCTTTGCAGTAGGTAAAGGTTTAGGGAATTTCAATCCGAAAACGGATCCTAAGAATTTTAATCTTATTGATCCTGTTGAAAGGAATACAATTGGAGTTCCTTCTGGAGGATGGGTCGCCATAAGATTCCGCGCTGACAATCCAG GAGTTTGGTTTATGCATTGCCATCTAGAGATACACACAACATGGGGATTAAAGATGGCATTCCTTGTAGATAATGGAAAGGGTCCTAATGAGTCACTTTTGCCACCTCCGAAAGATCTCCCAAAATGCTAA
- the LOC129877121 gene encoding sulfoquinovosyl transferase SQD2-like yields MAASSLFINPIISSSSFTAPTSSCFVSVPKSFLEFSYFSTSRTKPISLIYTKVNFLQCERRFRGRPFKKRPLIAAKNMKVTEYREEEEEGPPPLIESEMTSKPRRIAIFVEPSPFAYVSGYKNRFQNFIKYLREMGDEVMVVTTHEGVPQEFYGAKLIGSRSFPCPWYQNVPLSLALSPRIISEVARFKPDIIHASSPGIMVFGALIIAKLLCVPIVMSYHTHVPVYIPRYTFSWLVQPMWMVIKFLHRAADLTLVPSAAIAKDLKAYRVTAANKIRLWNKGVDSESFHPRYRSHDMRLRLSNGEPDKPLIVHVGRLGVEKNLDFLKRLMDRLPQARIAFIGDGPYREELEKMFSGMPVVFTGMLLGEELSQAYASGDIFVMPSESETLGFVVLEAMSSGLPVLAARAGGIPDIIPDDQQGKTGYLFNPGDLDDCLSKLEPLLHNAELRETIGRAARSEMEKYDWRAATRKIRNEQYNAAIWFWRKKRAQLTRPFQWLFKRRLQAPEVL; encoded by the exons atggctgcctcttctctGTTTATAAATCCTAttatctcttcttcttcctttactGCACCTACTTCTTCTTGTTTTGTTTCAGTACCCAaaagttttcttgaattttcttacTTTTCTACTTCCAGAACAAAACCCATTAGCTTAATATACACAAAAGTTAATTTTTTGCAGTGTGAAAGGAGATTTAGGGGAAGACCCTTCAAGAAAAGACCCTTAATTGCAGCTAAGAACATGAAAGTAACAGAGTACagggaagaagaggaagagggtCCTCCTCCTTTGATTGaatctgaaatgacttccaagcCTAGGCGTATTGCTATTTTTGTTGAGCCTTCTCCTTTTGC GTATGTATCTGGCTATAAGAACCGGTTCcagaattttataaaatatctcCGTGAAATGGGGGATGAG GTTATGGTTGTGACAACACATGAAGGAGTACCTCAAGAGTTTTATGGAGCAAAGTTAATTGGATCACGAAG TTTCCCCTGCCCCTGGTACCAGAATGTGCCCCTGTCACTAGCTCTCAGCCCAAGAATAATTTCAGAAGTAGCACGATTCAAGCCCGACATCATACACGCATCATCTCCTGGTATAATG GTATTTGGTGCTCTTATCATTGCAAAGCTGTTATGTGTACCGATAGTGATGTCGTATCACACGCATGTGCCTGT ATACATACCTAGATATACCTTTAGTTGGTTGGTGCAACCTATGTGGATGGTTATAA AGTTTCTACATAGAGCTGCTGATCTTACACTGGTGCCATCTGCTGCTATTGCAAAGGATCTGAAAGCTTATAGGGTAACAGCAG CTAACAAAATACGACTCTGGAATAAGGGTGTTGATTCTGAGAGCTTCCACCCCCGGTATCGGTCTCATGACATGCGGCTAAGACTGAG TAATGGGGAACCTGATAAACCATTGATAGTCCATGTTGGACGACTTGGAGTCGAGAAGAATTTGGATTTCCTCAAAAG GTTAATGGATAGACTTCCCCAAGCTCGCATAGCTTTTATTGGAGATGGGCCATATAG GGAGGAATTGGAGAAAATGTTCTCTGGCATGCCTGTAGTGTTCACAGGTATGTTACTAGGGGAGGAGCTTTCCCAGGCATATGCCAGTGGAGATATATTTGTTATGCCTTCAGAGTCTGAGACACTTGGATTCGTTGTTTTGGAGGCCATGTCATCAGGACTTCCTGTTTTGGCTGCCCGTGCTGGAGGAATTCCAGATATCATTCCTGATGATCAGCAGGGAAAAACTGGATATCTGTTTAATCCTGGGGATCTCGACGACTGCTTGAGCAAACTGGAGCCACTTCTGCACAATGCTGAATTGAGAGAAACTATTGGCCGGGCTGCACGATCAGAAATGGAGAAGTATGATTGGAGGGCTGCCACAAGAAAAATTCGTAATGAGCAATACAACGCAGCCATTTGGTTCTGGAGGAAGAAGAGGGCACAGTTGACGAGACCATTTCAATGGTTGTTCAAGCGTAGGCTCCAGGCACCCGAAGTACTTTAG